GCGCAAGTAGCCCAGGGCGGCGCCCGACAGCCCGGCGAGCAGCACCACAGCCGCCGCACGGTCTGGAAACTGGGCGGCGGTGGCCAGCAGCACGAAGCTGGCGACAAAAGCCACGCCGCCCACCACGCCGTCTACCCCGTCTAGCAGGTTGACGGCGTTCGTCAGGCCCACCACCCAGAGAATCGTAACCAGCGAGCTGAGCGGTTGGTTGACCGCTTCGGGCAGCGAGGGCAAGAAGGGAATGGCGTTCAAGTCCACCCGCAGGCCGTTGACGAGCAGCAGCGCGGCGGCCAGCGTTTGCACCACCAGCCGGGCCAGGGGCGACAAACCGTACTGGTCGTCAATAAAGCCCACCAGCACCAGCAGCGTGGCCCCCAGCAGAATCGCCAGCACCTGAATATTCACGATCTCTACGGCAATGGGCCGCAGCGCCCACGCCAGGACGATGCTGACCAGAAAGCCGCCGTAGATGGCCAGGCCGCCGGCATTGGGCAGAGGCTCTTTGTTCAGGCGGCGCTCGTTGGGCTGGTCGGCCCAGCCCGCCTGAATGGCAAAGGCGCGCAGGCGCGGAATAAAAAACCAGGTAAAGACCCCGGCAGCCAGAAAGGTAATGAGTACGCTGAGAAAGCCCCGGCCACGGAGGTCGGCTATTCCCAGTTGTGCGGCCAGCGCCTGCAATGCGTCCATAAACGGCCCCAAGTGTAACGGCTGGAACATGGGGGGACGTCAACCAGAAGGAGGGGTGCGGCGCGCTGAGCAACACACCGCCATCTAGGGCTCTGCGATGTTCGCCACGAGCTGGGCCGGGGGCCGCTGCTCCTTCCAGCAGTTGGCCGACAGTGGAACCAGTAGCGAACTGTATGAGGTTACCCACACCAACATCAGCGGTGCTAAGGGCGTGGAGATCACCTTGCTTTCCAATGGCCAGCTGCTCTACAGGCGGGCTTCGTTGAACTCACACAGTTTCGGCACCAATTGCTAGGGTTCAGGTCGCCGCCTGGTGCAGGGTTAATGGCCAGTAGGTTGGCGGCATCAAGTACGCACTACCCAAGCGTCGGAGCGGAGGCCGGGCTACGCTGACAAAAGGAGCAGGTCAGGCCGCTCGTGGTGCGCAACATTCAGCATGATGCGCAAGATTGGCCCGGCCGACATCATCCGGTCTCTAGCTCTTCTGTTTCGCCGAATATTCTGACGGGTGATGAACCCAGAGCCACCTCAGATTCATCCCGAAGTGGCTCTGGATTGTCTGGATAGGAATCGGCATTCACCCCTATAGCTGTGACTGAATGCCGGCGCTTATGTCCTGCAGCCTACTTGGTGCCGTAGATGCGGTCGCCTGCGTCGCCCAGGCCCGGCACGATATAGCCGTGGTCGTTCAGGTGGCTGTCCACCGCCGCCACCACGATTTCCACGTCCGGGTGGTCGCGCTCGATAACCTGGATGCCCTCAGGAGCCGCAAGGATACACATCAGCTTGATGGTGGTGGCCCCAGCCTCCTTCAAAAAGGCAATGGCCGCGCTGGCACTGCCCCCTGTGGCCAGCATGGGGTCGGTTAGAAAGACGCGGCGCTCGGCAATGTCGGCAGGCAGCTTGTTGTAGTAGGCCACAGGCGCGAGGGTCTGGGGGTCACGGTACAGGCCGATATGCCCCACTTTGGCAGCCGGCACCAGCTGCACAATGGCGTCTGTCATGACCAGCCCGGCGCGCAAGATGGCCACCAGGGCCAGCTTTTTGCCGCTCAGCATCGGAAAATCGTCTTCCACGATAGGGGTGTGCAGGCGCTCAGGGGCCAGGTCGAGGTCGCGCATGGCCTCGTAGGCCAGCAGCAGGCTCAGTTCGCCGGCCAGCTCGCGGAATTCTTTGACGCCCGTGCGCACATCGCGCATGATGGACAGCTTGTGTTGAACGAGGGGGTGAGTCACGACCGTAACCATGTGCCCCACCATACCGCCGCCCCGCGCCCATGCGCCTAGCCGGGCAGCCGGGCCAGGACGTGCCGGGCACGCGGCACCTTGGCGTCACGCTGGCCCTCGAATTCATACGGCTCGTTCATCAGAAACCAGTACAGGTCATGCAGGGTCGTCATGGCCAGGTAAGCGCGGTAACGGGTCAGCGTGGCGCGGTCCTGGTCCGGCAGCAGAGACAGGGCCGCCTGAAGACTCTCATCGGGGGGCAGCAGGTCGAGGGTGCCGGTTTTCAGCAGCGCCAGGTCCCGCAGGGGGTCGTCCCAGGCGGCTTTGGTCCAGTCAATGACCAGCACCTCGCCGCTCTCTGGATTCATCAGGATGTTGTCGTGCCACAGGTCCAGATGGCAAAAGGCGGCCGGGCCCGCCAGCAGGCCGCGTTCCAGCGGAACCTCCACAGCGTCAAACAGGTCGCCCAGCGGGTAGGCGGCCAGGGCGCTGCGAAACCGGCGCAGCCGCTCCTGCACCCGCCGCAGGTCCACGTGGCCGGCCCGCTCGCGGTGCAGCCCGGCCAGTTGGTCGCGCAGCTGGGGCAGGGCGCGCGGCACGTCTGCGGCGCGCAGAGGCCGGCCGGGAAAACGGCGCAGAATCAGGGCCTCAATTCCGTCGGCCTCGGTGGCGTCCTGCACCCAGGCCCCCAGGCCCGCGCGGCGCATGTTGCGGGCCTCGGTGCGGTGGTCGCCCTGGTGGTTGCGGTAAACCTTGACCACGGTCTGCCCGTCGGCCGTGGCATACACGCGGCTTTGCATCCCCGAATCCATCGGGGTCAGCGGGCCGTACTGCGCTTCGAGCACCGGAAACCGGGCCGGGGGCGCGTCACCGGGCTGGGCGGGCCGCAGGGTCACGCCCCCCCCCACAGCGGCGCACTCACTGCGGCAGTTTCTCCAGCAGCCCCGTCAGCCGGGGATCAAGCGCCTTGCCCGCCTGGGCGCGCACGCGGTCCGCGTCCCCCAGCCGCACGTAGGCGTTGGCCACCGCCAGAATGCGGGCGTACAGCGGGATATCCTCGGCGGCCAGGCGGTCAGGTTCACCCTGGCCGTCCCAGCGCTCGTGGTGGTGTCGCACAGCCTTCATGGCCTCACTGAGATGCGGCACCCCATGCAGAAAGTTAGCCCCCACCTGTGCGTGCCCCTGCTCGCCGTGAATCTTGCCGATGTCGTGCAGCATGGCGGCGTACCAGACCTCTTCCTGCTCGCGCTCGGTCAGGCCGACCAGCTTGCCCAACTTGACGCTCACGTCCGCCACCGACTGGGAATGCCCCAGGGCATCAAATTCGCCGCTCTCGACGGCCTCGACCAGAGCGCTCGTCAGGTGCCGGGAGGCCGCGCGCCACTCCTCGCGGCTTTCGAGGACGCCCAGCAGGGGTGCCACGGCCGCCGCCCATTTGGTCACAGCTTCCTGGGTGGCGGGGGCCAGGCCCTCGGGGCCTGTGCGGTCCAGCACCAGCGCGCCCAGATTGCGGCCGCGCACCGTCAGCGGCACGACCAGCGACACGGTGACCGCGCGCATGCCCGCCTCGTCCAGCAGCGCCGTCACCTCAGACGGGCTGCCCTCGTACAATTCCCGGGCGCCGTCGGCCAGGATGCGCGGGCGCATAGAGGCCCACGGCCCGCCCAGGGCCACGCCCAGCAGCGCCTTGGGGTAGCCCAGCACCGCCGCCACCCGGTCCTGGCCCCGGCGCACCACCGCAAAGCCCTGCACGCCCCCGCCC
Above is a genomic segment from Deinococcus betulae containing:
- a CDS encoding HD-GYP domain-containing protein, with protein sequence MFRRPRTPQQTPSPADPRGSGTPAGESLDATRVIADLLARPSQEGILEGALSHAAALMGGGVQGFAVVRRGQDRVAAVLGYPKALLGVALGGPWASMRPRILADGARELYEGSPSEVTALLDEAGMRAVTVSLVVPLTVRGRNLGALVLDRTGPEGLAPATQEAVTKWAAAVAPLLGVLESREEWRAASRHLTSALVEAVESGEFDALGHSQSVADVSVKLGKLVGLTEREQEEVWYAAMLHDIGKIHGEQGHAQVGANFLHGVPHLSEAMKAVRHHHERWDGQGEPDRLAAEDIPLYARILAVANAYVRLGDADRVRAQAGKALDPRLTGLLEKLPQ
- a CDS encoding phosphotransferase; the protein is MTLRPAQPGDAPPARFPVLEAQYGPLTPMDSGMQSRVYATADGQTVVKVYRNHQGDHRTEARNMRRAGLGAWVQDATEADGIEALILRRFPGRPLRAADVPRALPQLRDQLAGLHRERAGHVDLRRVQERLRRFRSALAAYPLGDLFDAVEVPLERGLLAGPAAFCHLDLWHDNILMNPESGEVLVIDWTKAAWDDPLRDLALLKTGTLDLLPPDESLQAALSLLPDQDRATLTRYRAYLAMTTLHDLYWFLMNEPYEFEGQRDAKVPRARHVLARLPG
- the upp gene encoding uracil phosphoribosyltransferase codes for the protein MVTVVTHPLVQHKLSIMRDVRTGVKEFRELAGELSLLLAYEAMRDLDLAPERLHTPIVEDDFPMLSGKKLALVAILRAGLVMTDAIVQLVPAAKVGHIGLYRDPQTLAPVAYYNKLPADIAERRVFLTDPMLATGGSASAAIAFLKEAGATTIKLMCILAAPEGIQVIERDHPDVEIVVAAVDSHLNDHGYIVPGLGDAGDRIYGTK
- a CDS encoding MraY family glycosyltransferase, coding for MDALQALAAQLGIADLRGRGFLSVLITFLAAGVFTWFFIPRLRAFAIQAGWADQPNERRLNKEPLPNAGGLAIYGGFLVSIVLAWALRPIAVEIVNIQVLAILLGATLLVLVGFIDDQYGLSPLARLVVQTLAAALLLVNGLRVDLNAIPFLPSLPEAVNQPLSSLVTILWVVGLTNAVNLLDGVDGVVGGVAFVASFVLLATAAQFPDRAAAVVLLAGLSGAALGYLRHNFNPSRIIMGDAGSTLFGYTLAAVSLLGTLKVSAGASLLVPLIVLALPLLDTTQVVIGRLARGIRNPLRHPDKTHIHHRVLARTASARQTAVILWLVALACGAAGMSLQGLRPEAIGGTVLAASLCLFFVAYRRIRAQNLEAAREGQI